From the genome of bacterium, one region includes:
- a CDS encoding PEGA domain-containing protein, with protein sequence MKRSRAACAVMVLFTLLLAWPGPCRGQGASPQGAALLAVIDRTTLPLPGLKADEHRYLVGRIYSGAEQRLGNRVRVMTEQNTFTLLQDMGINPADCVQQDCEVAIGRKIGADWLIVTKIYRFDERSPFIFELGLYQTGSGAFHGAQEARGQSTIELSDRAREAADKLFDKLLEKLGGVARAETAQLTFLMEPGPVFMLRDGLAIGTLTVPASGRLRLDTAPGSHDFVFSREGKEDVRSSLEADPARPREIEVQFQPGRPEVRVEGSGKGLLRVASEPRGATVHLDDVEVGTTTLQLVDVAAGSHRVRLSKPLYKTREVDVAVAEDAVAEVSETLAPDFAPLEILSEPAGASVWVDGQERGRTPWREERFPAGRSALRLRLDLHHDLEDVLTVEAGQPLRLSLSLQPAFGSLRVETQPPGAQVFVDEEEWGAAPVARDRVRSGRHTVRVRADLYNDYESWVEVQDGGRHTVRADLSADYGTLRLAGSPAGARVLVDGAYRGVLPIDLRLPPGQHRLRVEEVDHDVVEEDITVAVGEERDRRLDLVRQTGGLRILVEPPDAIIHLDGLRLGPSPQVVKELPTGRHQVRASLAEHADHSRSVTIRRGVQEQVDITLSRAAWLEYRQRRLKATLGSLVVPGGGQLAARQPRGLVYLLGAAGGIALAVDSWQRHDRLERDYEEARHHYASSLDEAELNRHYADMEAAWDGMKRQRDLHWAGVGLAGVAWLAGVADGWLLGGGSRDTGKEKASQKEHGCTLHFGLARFANAPAIELCVRW encoded by the coding sequence ATGAAGCGATCCCGCGCCGCCTGTGCCGTGATGGTCCTCTTCACCCTGCTCCTGGCCTGGCCCGGTCCCTGCCGTGGACAGGGCGCCTCCCCGCAAGGCGCCGCCCTCCTGGCTGTGATCGATCGCACCACCCTGCCGCTTCCGGGCCTGAAGGCGGACGAGCACCGCTACCTGGTCGGCCGCATCTATTCCGGGGCCGAACAGCGCCTGGGCAACCGCGTACGGGTGATGACGGAGCAGAACACCTTCACCCTGCTCCAGGACATGGGCATCAATCCCGCCGATTGTGTGCAGCAGGACTGCGAGGTGGCCATCGGACGCAAGATCGGCGCGGACTGGCTGATCGTCACCAAGATCTACCGCTTCGACGAGCGCAGTCCCTTCATCTTCGAGCTGGGCCTTTACCAGACCGGCTCCGGCGCCTTCCACGGCGCCCAGGAGGCGCGGGGGCAAAGCACGATCGAGTTGAGCGACCGCGCCCGGGAGGCCGCGGACAAGCTCTTCGACAAGCTGCTCGAGAAGCTGGGGGGCGTGGCCCGTGCCGAGACGGCCCAGCTGACCTTCCTGATGGAGCCGGGACCGGTCTTCATGCTGCGCGACGGGCTGGCGATCGGCACCCTGACGGTGCCTGCCAGCGGCCGCCTGCGCCTGGACACGGCCCCGGGCAGCCACGACTTCGTCTTCAGCCGCGAGGGCAAGGAGGATGTGCGCAGCTCCCTCGAGGCGGATCCGGCCCGACCCCGCGAGATCGAGGTGCAGTTCCAGCCGGGACGGCCGGAGGTCCGGGTGGAGGGGTCGGGCAAGGGGCTGCTGCGCGTGGCCAGCGAACCACGCGGCGCCACCGTGCACTTGGATGACGTGGAAGTGGGCACGACCACGCTGCAGCTGGTCGATGTGGCGGCCGGCTCCCACCGCGTGCGCCTCAGCAAGCCGCTCTACAAGACACGGGAAGTGGATGTGGCGGTGGCCGAGGACGCCGTGGCGGAAGTGAGCGAGACTCTGGCGCCGGATTTCGCCCCCCTGGAGATCCTCTCGGAGCCGGCCGGCGCCTCGGTCTGGGTGGATGGACAGGAAAGGGGTCGGACGCCGTGGCGCGAGGAGCGCTTTCCCGCGGGCCGCAGCGCTCTGCGCCTGCGGTTGGACCTGCACCATGACCTCGAGGATGTCCTGACGGTGGAGGCGGGCCAGCCCCTGCGCCTCAGCCTGTCGCTCCAGCCGGCCTTTGGCAGCCTGCGGGTGGAAACCCAGCCGCCGGGCGCCCAGGTCTTCGTGGACGAGGAGGAGTGGGGCGCCGCCCCCGTCGCGCGGGACCGGGTGCGCAGCGGTCGCCACACCGTGCGGGTCCGCGCGGACCTCTACAACGATTACGAAAGCTGGGTGGAGGTGCAGGACGGCGGGCGCCACACGGTGCGGGCGGACCTCAGCGCCGACTACGGCACGCTGCGGCTGGCCGGCTCGCCGGCCGGGGCCCGCGTCCTGGTTGATGGCGCGTACCGGGGAGTCCTCCCTATTGATCTGCGCCTGCCTCCCGGCCAGCACCGCCTGCGCGTGGAGGAAGTCGACCACGACGTCGTGGAGGAGGACATCACCGTGGCCGTGGGCGAGGAGCGGGACCGCCGCCTGGACCTGGTCCGCCAGACGGGTGGGCTGCGCATCCTGGTGGAACCCCCCGATGCCATCATCCACCTGGACGGCCTGCGCCTGGGTCCCAGCCCCCAGGTGGTGAAGGAGCTCCCCACCGGTCGCCACCAGGTGCGGGCCAGCCTGGCGGAGCACGCCGACCACAGCCGCAGTGTGACCATCCGGCGCGGGGTGCAGGAGCAGGTGGACATCACCCTTTCCCGCGCGGCCTGGCTGGAGTACCGCCAACGGCGGCTCAAGGCGACCTTGGGTTCCCTGGTCGTTCCGGGCGGAGGCCAGCTCGCCGCCAGGCAGCCGCGGGGACTCGTCTACCTGCTGGGCGCCGCGGGTGGCATCGCCCTGGCAGTGGATTCCTGGCAGCGTCATGACCGGCTGGAGCGGGACTACGAGGAGGCGCGCCACCACTATGCCAGCTCGCTGGATGAGGCGGAGCTGAACCGGCACTACGCGGACATGGAAGCGGCCTGGGACGGGATGAAACGCCAACGGGACCTGCACTGGGCCGGCGTGGGGCTGGCCGGTGTCGCCTGGCTGGCGGGAGTGGCGGACGGCTGGCTGCTGGGCGGGGGTTCCCGGGACACGGGCAAGGAAAAGGCAAGCCAAAAAGAACATGGCTGCACCTTGCATTTCGGCTTGGCGAGATTTGCGAACGCACCTGCCATAGAGTTGTGTGTTCGCTGGTGA
- a CDS encoding IS630 family transposase, with protein sequence MEKIDARKLTAEGRNLLRTMVMRLRAQTDMTIPELAAVAGVHTNTVEVWITRSRRDGEAGLIEKPRGRPVGSGRKLTFVEEVWIRERIISKTPDQLQLPFALWTRPAIKALILDRFGIEMQDRLIGKYLKRWGFTPQRPMKRALEQDPKKIETWLKETFPAVAARAKAEGATILWGDETAVKEDAHWVRGFAPRGQTPVLKVPARWKKLSMISAISARGEVSFRIVEDTINAERFISFLAGLIHHADRKIYLVVDNLRVHHAKKVQAWMVGREHQIELVFLPPYAPESNPDEYLNRDFKTALRTGPASRTTEALLHKATAFMDRISALPEHVMSYFRHPSAQYAALGI encoded by the coding sequence ATGGAAAAGATCGATGCCCGCAAACTGACGGCTGAGGGACGAAACCTGCTTCGCACCATGGTGATGCGGCTGCGTGCCCAGACCGACATGACGATTCCGGAGCTGGCTGCTGTAGCTGGTGTGCACACCAATACGGTGGAAGTCTGGATTACCCGTAGCCGCAGGGATGGGGAAGCCGGACTGATTGAGAAGCCGCGTGGTCGTCCGGTTGGCTCGGGTCGAAAGCTGACCTTCGTAGAAGAGGTGTGGATCCGGGAACGCATCATCAGCAAGACTCCGGATCAGCTGCAGTTGCCTTTTGCCCTGTGGACCCGTCCTGCGATCAAGGCGCTGATTCTGGATCGCTTCGGCATCGAGATGCAGGATCGTCTGATTGGGAAGTATTTGAAACGCTGGGGTTTCACACCGCAGCGACCCATGAAGCGAGCGCTGGAACAGGACCCCAAGAAGATCGAGACCTGGCTGAAGGAGACTTTTCCTGCCGTGGCGGCACGGGCCAAGGCAGAGGGTGCCACGATCCTGTGGGGCGATGAGACGGCGGTGAAAGAAGACGCCCACTGGGTGCGTGGGTTTGCCCCGCGCGGCCAAACCCCGGTGCTCAAGGTGCCGGCACGCTGGAAGAAGCTGTCCATGATTTCGGCGATTTCCGCCCGTGGGGAAGTGAGTTTCCGCATCGTGGAGGACACGATCAACGCCGAGCGCTTCATCTCGTTTCTGGCGGGATTGATCCACCATGCTGATCGCAAGATCTACTTGGTGGTGGACAACTTGCGGGTACATCATGCCAAGAAGGTCCAAGCCTGGATGGTGGGTCGCGAGCACCAGATCGAATTGGTGTTCCTGCCGCCCTACGCGCCCGAATCCAATCCGGACGAGTATCTGAATCGGGACTTCAAGACCGCGCTGCGAACGGGCCCTGCCAGCAGAACGACCGAGGCCCTCCTGCACAAGGCAACGGCCTTCATGGATCGGATCTCAGCCCTGCCCGAGCACGTCATGTCCTACTTCAGGCACCCAAGTGCTCAGTATGCGGCCCTGGGAATTTAA
- a CDS encoding carboxypeptidase regulatory-like domain-containing protein, producing MKKMSFHVGLMVVSTLFCSCLTEDEEQQHPTGNIAGVITDSVTGSGLAGAVVSTVPITTTAISDANGQFNVSDVAVGSYLTSAAKTGYSTRTVSTSVLANQTATVYMSLEVLRPTLHVSTTNLSFGTTTTTITLSIQNSTGYGELQWTIEEDSPWLSVSPLTGTTTLETDLVTVSVDRSGLSAGNYQGQLQVVSTGGSQPVGVLVTVPDTSGPQLTVSPLELDFGSNQSTAIVSVTNTGIGTLSWSVVEAYPWVSVNPSSGTTSTETDQLVFTIDRTVVAVGIHQGQVAITALQGGNAAVSLSMEVTPSAIPPVTLNEPTNVTTHGMTLAWTRTEITNFALYRLYRSTTPGVSNLSTLVYETSSRTSNLFSDTGLSSGTTYYYRVYLLATDQSESGSNEISGTTMSQVGTWSTIYSPPNNNWYGSAICMIGSNVGYFGFNTGSRPTILYWDGSIMTEETLPAVDQNESYSYISDIEFINSNEVYASYQYPYSNPSQNSGLYMFNGSTWSKYQALDNMSIYSLEITPSGNLWVGSNGFLKRKIGSQITTYNVDATSIMDIHALSDDNIFCCDIDGKIFHYDGFGWALITNPPIGVDNCESIYASSVNDIYIDTKKSLYRYDGFSWNLVLQSRNTSSKIRDVYIRSESNIWLGGYMIDFTDDNILDRFEFAFYDGTSFRGVESPSNKEIVKIQFFGNVGWAVDTDGNVLRYSE from the coding sequence ATGAAGAAGATGTCCTTCCATGTTGGACTGATGGTTGTCTCGACGCTGTTTTGTTCCTGTTTGACTGAGGACGAAGAACAACAGCATCCGACCGGAAACATCGCTGGTGTCATTACAGACTCCGTCACGGGCAGCGGACTGGCTGGTGCTGTAGTGTCGACGGTTCCCATCACGACCACCGCCATCAGCGATGCCAATGGGCAGTTCAACGTTTCAGATGTCGCAGTGGGGTCCTATCTGACATCCGCTGCCAAGACGGGTTACTCCACACGCACGGTTAGCACCTCCGTGCTGGCCAACCAGACCGCCACCGTGTACATGAGCCTTGAAGTCCTGCGACCAACACTGCATGTCTCGACGACGAATCTCTCCTTCGGCACCACCACCACCACCATCACATTGTCAATTCAAAACTCGACAGGGTACGGGGAGCTGCAGTGGACAATTGAAGAAGACTCGCCTTGGTTGTCGGTCTCACCGTTAACGGGGACAACGACACTAGAGACGGATCTGGTCACGGTCAGTGTCGATCGCTCGGGCCTCAGCGCGGGCAACTACCAGGGGCAGTTGCAGGTGGTGTCCACGGGCGGCTCTCAGCCGGTCGGAGTGCTCGTGACCGTGCCGGACACCAGCGGTCCGCAACTGACAGTGAGCCCATTGGAACTCGATTTCGGCAGCAACCAGAGCACCGCCATCGTCTCGGTCACCAACACGGGTATTGGGACCCTATCCTGGTCGGTAGTGGAAGCCTATCCCTGGGTGTCGGTAAACCCAAGCTCTGGCACAACCAGTACGGAAACTGACCAGTTGGTCTTTACTATCGACCGCACGGTGGTGGCCGTAGGCATCCACCAAGGGCAGGTGGCCATTACGGCTCTGCAGGGTGGCAACGCAGCCGTCTCCTTGTCCATGGAGGTAACTCCCAGCGCAATTCCGCCAGTTACACTGAATGAGCCAACTAACGTCACTACGCACGGCATGACCCTGGCCTGGACCCGGACGGAGATCACAAACTTCGCCTTGTACAGGCTTTATCGATCCACCACGCCGGGCGTGTCTAACCTATCCACCCTTGTTTATGAGACCAGTTCCCGAACATCCAACCTATTTTCCGACACAGGGCTTAGTTCGGGAACAACCTACTACTATAGGGTCTATCTACTTGCGACGGATCAATCAGAGTCGGGGAGCAATGAGATCAGCGGAACTACGATGTCACAAGTTGGCACTTGGAGTACAATTTATAGTCCGCCTAACAATAATTGGTATGGTAGTGCTATATGTATGATTGGTTCAAATGTAGGATATTTTGGATTTAATACAGGCAGTAGGCCAACAATTTTATATTGGGACGGATCAATAATGACTGAGGAAACACTGCCTGCTGTTGATCAAAATGAGTCGTACTCCTATATTTCAGATATAGAGTTTATAAATAGCAACGAGGTATACGCATCTTATCAATATCCGTATTCAAACCCATCTCAGAATTCTGGTTTATATATGTTCAATGGGTCAACATGGAGTAAATATCAAGCTCTTGATAACATGTCAATATACTCTTTAGAGATTACACCATCTGGTAACCTATGGGTAGGATCTAATGGTTTTTTGAAGAGAAAAATAGGCAGTCAAATTACGACATATAATGTCGACGCTACTTCAATAATGGATATTCACGCATTGTCTGATGATAACATATTTTGCTGCGATATTGATGGAAAAATCTTTCATTATGATGGATTTGGATGGGCATTGATAACAAATCCGCCTATAGGTGTAGATAACTGCGAATCAATTTATGCATCATCTGTTAATGATATATATATTGACACAAAAAAATCATTATATAGATATGACGGATTTTCGTGGAATTTAGTCTTGCAATCAAGAAATACATCTTCGAAAATACGAGACGTGTATATTCGATCTGAATCAAATATCTGGTTAGGTGGTTATATGATTGATTTTACAGATGATAATATTCTCGATAGATTCGAGTTTGCTTTTTACGATGGAACTAGTTTTCGTGGGGTTGAGAGTCCATCCAATAAAGAGATCGTCAAGATCCAGTTCTTTGGGAATGTGGGGTGGGCTGTGGATACCGATGGCAACGTGCTGAGATATAGCGAGTGA
- a CDS encoding TlpA disulfide reductase family protein, translating into MLSIPGLLVAILVALHSAVALEAPTKQVDARGPLQVGAAAPPFALPGPESGVISLREELRQGPLLLCFWASWCQPCKAGLRRVESWTAARVGQARSLPRILCLNYADDRERGLALWRELGLSLPVAWDRYGAVGERYGLKEDGASLPLTVFIGQDGLLRALIVSEGPDLPLLLDRLMAEEEERQHPPAPGASPDAGRRP; encoded by the coding sequence TTGCTGAGCATCCCAGGCCTGCTGGTGGCGATCTTGGTCGCCCTGCATTCCGCCGTCGCCCTCGAGGCGCCGACGAAGCAGGTGGACGCCCGCGGACCTTTGCAGGTGGGCGCCGCCGCCCCGCCTTTCGCCCTGCCGGGGCCGGAGAGCGGCGTCATCAGCCTGCGCGAGGAACTGCGCCAGGGTCCCCTCCTCCTCTGTTTCTGGGCCAGTTGGTGCCAGCCCTGCAAGGCAGGGCTGCGCCGCGTCGAGAGCTGGACGGCCGCCCGCGTCGGACAGGCGCGGTCCCTGCCGCGCATCCTCTGTCTCAACTACGCCGATGACCGGGAACGAGGCTTGGCCCTCTGGCGGGAACTGGGCCTCAGCCTGCCCGTGGCCTGGGATCGCTACGGCGCGGTGGGCGAGCGCTACGGACTGAAGGAGGACGGCGCCAGCCTCCCTCTGACCGTCTTCATCGGCCAGGACGGCCTGCTGCGGGCCCTCATCGTGTCCGAGGGCCCCGACCTGCCCCTCCTGCTGGACCGCCTCATGGCCGAGGAGGAGGAACGGCAACACCCGCCGGCCCCTGGCGCCTCTCCCGATGCCGGGCGGCGCCCATGA
- a CDS encoding SUMF1/EgtB/PvdO family nonheme iron enzyme, producing MRRRHPSTGYARVAMPVAPCRWRLLLLIASALLLSCTGDMPQQPRRDNPFDPLMGREGDPFQFDIHLAGDSLFLNWAWPPGVNLDGARLYQSFDGQVWTAVQDMPPPVSTLRIPLDAERRGRWLSLALTALAGGAESSLDNDEVRTRRTPPLLVAASTGSRYCNQSRVTALVRCADAVTMKVAVGNDSATALWQTYAPTVDLDLPAFNGWHAVSAWFRLPDDAVESILDSLALDTACAIAAASWEPLSGASAPLRPGDALRLHVQLEHDFLGAEIGARVVAYWPGQADSLLLADRGDGHYQTDYSINEDFWQTGQPIEIHVWDRAGNRPTPLTLANPLVTSRMILVPAGTFTMGQTGVAVPTHEVTLTRSFLLDRTEVTNEQYRVALQWAYNQGLVTLSGGTVQAYGVNLLYMNDADCLLRISGGRFSIEPVTRGSHAGSLGDQHPVNGVTWFGAASYCDWRSMMAGLEPYYQGLWNQIPGSRSPYAALGCRLPTEAEWEHAARFNDGRTYPWGNGEPTCNLANTLGCVNGTGPVGSKPDGDSALGFQDMAGNVWEWTNDFSSNYVGDDQVDPVGAVSGTDRVVRGGGWYSNSSRARCAYRSGSAPANRYTDIGFRCARTP from the coding sequence ATGCGCCGCCGGCACCCTTCCACCGGCTATGCGAGAGTTGCCATGCCTGTTGCACCATGTCGTTGGCGCTTGTTGCTTCTCATTGCCTCAGCGTTGTTGCTCTCGTGCACGGGGGACATGCCCCAGCAGCCGCGGCGGGACAATCCTTTTGATCCACTGATGGGCAGGGAAGGGGATCCCTTCCAGTTTGATATCCATCTCGCGGGAGATTCCCTGTTTCTGAACTGGGCATGGCCGCCGGGCGTCAACCTGGATGGGGCACGGCTCTATCAGTCCTTTGACGGCCAGGTCTGGACGGCCGTGCAGGATATGCCCCCGCCTGTTTCAACGCTACGCATCCCACTGGATGCGGAACGCCGGGGGCGCTGGCTGTCGCTGGCCCTGACGGCGCTGGCCGGCGGGGCCGAATCGTCCCTCGACAACGATGAGGTTCGAACCCGGCGGACACCGCCTCTGCTGGTGGCGGCAAGCACAGGGAGCCGCTACTGCAACCAATCCCGGGTGACCGCCCTGGTGCGATGCGCGGATGCCGTCACGATGAAGGTGGCCGTTGGAAACGACAGCGCCACCGCGCTGTGGCAGACCTATGCCCCCACCGTCGACCTCGATCTGCCTGCCTTCAACGGCTGGCATGCGGTCTCGGCCTGGTTTCGGCTGCCCGATGATGCCGTGGAGTCCATCCTGGATTCCCTCGCCTTGGACACCGCCTGCGCCATTGCCGCGGCTTCGTGGGAGCCCTTGTCCGGGGCGTCAGCGCCCTTGCGGCCGGGCGACGCTCTTCGTCTGCACGTGCAGTTGGAGCATGACTTCCTGGGTGCCGAGATCGGTGCGCGCGTCGTGGCCTACTGGCCCGGCCAGGCCGACAGCCTGTTGTTGGCGGACAGGGGCGATGGCCACTACCAGACAGACTATTCAATTAACGAAGACTTCTGGCAAACTGGCCAGCCCATCGAGATCCATGTGTGGGATCGGGCGGGCAATCGCCCCACCCCTCTCACGCTTGCGAATCCCTTGGTCACAAGCCGGATGATCCTGGTCCCCGCCGGCACCTTCACCATGGGGCAGACGGGGGTGGCCGTTCCCACTCACGAGGTGACCCTGACCCGATCCTTTCTCCTTGACCGCACCGAAGTGACCAATGAACAGTATCGGGTCGCCCTGCAATGGGCCTACAACCAAGGGCTGGTGACTTTGAGTGGCGGGACTGTCCAGGCCTATGGCGTCAACCTGCTCTACATGAACGACGCCGATTGCCTGCTCAGAATCAGTGGCGGCCGCTTCTCCATCGAGCCGGTCACACGGGGTAGTCATGCGGGATCCCTTGGTGACCAGCACCCCGTTAATGGGGTCACCTGGTTTGGGGCCGCCTCTTACTGCGATTGGCGCAGCATGATGGCTGGATTGGAACCCTACTATCAAGGGCTGTGGAATCAGATACCCGGCTCACGCAGTCCCTATGCCGCCCTGGGCTGTCGCCTGCCCACGGAGGCGGAGTGGGAACACGCGGCACGTTTCAACGACGGCCGCACCTATCCGTGGGGCAACGGGGAGCCGACCTGCAACCTTGCCAACACCCTAGGTTGTGTAAACGGAACAGGCCCCGTGGGCAGCAAACCGGACGGGGACAGCGCACTTGGCTTCCAGGACATGGCTGGCAACGTATGGGAGTGGACGAATGATTTCAGCTCGAACTATGTGGGCGACGATCAGGTGGACCCGGTTGGTGCTGTCAGCGGCACCGACCGGGTGGTACGTGGCGGCGGCTGGTACAGCAACAGTTCGCGCGCCCGTTGTGCCTACCGGAGCGGCAGCGCCCCCGCGAATCGCTACACCGACATCGGCTTCCGCTGTGCCAGGACTCCCTGA
- a CDS encoding PEGA domain-containing protein, producing MLLFTMAFVSQAQSPQEDSQALLAVVDRTALPLPGLKADELHYLVGRLYPWAEQRLGSRVTVMTEENTFTLLQDMGINPADCVQQDCEVAIGRKIGADWLIVTKLYRFDDKAPFIFELRLYQTATSVFLGSQEARALTVIDLADQANAAAEKIFTRLIDKLGGVRHVETAQLTFILEPGPVFVQRDNQAIGTLTVPASGRLRLDTSPGSHDFVFSREGKLDWSRKLDAMTGAPQEISVSFLQGNPAAIPSGSGSGVLRVASQPGGATIHLDDVEIGTTTLQLADITIGMHRLRLSKPLYQTIERNVLISEDAVTEVSESLAPDFAPLTVRSDPPDAVVLLDGQERGRTPWSVERFPTGQYSLRLRADLYHQEERVLRVEPGVPLQIDARLRPAFGSLMVESHPDGAEVFVDEVSWGRAPAQRDKVRSGRHAVRVRLELFNDYESWVDVADEGRHIVTADLSANYGTLSLSGSPVGARVLVDGTSSGTLPIELRLRPGSHRLRVERDQYNPFDETIVLAVGDRRERQINLVRQTGALFIMVSPPEARIYLDGRRLGESPQILKELPTGRYQVRASLASYADHAEIIDLTVGSQTRLEITLSHEAWLEYAARRRKATYAAVLFPGGGQLISGQKRGAIYSLAAGAGAWLSVLSSQKYETALKDLHRAELQYRNSIDPLEHARHYQEMLDARDEQRQSRRLYWAGMATAGTSWLVGVVDARLFGGTARETDIHKVENRRGTFWHPRLVLTSNVPGVAILWSWH from the coding sequence ATGTTGTTGTTTACGATGGCGTTCGTATCACAGGCACAATCGCCGCAGGAAGATTCTCAGGCCCTACTCGCTGTGGTTGACCGCACTGCCTTGCCGCTGCCGGGACTAAAGGCGGACGAGCTGCACTATCTCGTCGGGCGCCTTTACCCGTGGGCCGAGCAGCGCTTAGGCAGCCGCGTGACAGTCATGACCGAGGAGAACACCTTCACCCTTCTTCAGGACATGGGCATCAATCCCGCCGATTGTGTGCAGCAGGACTGCGAAGTGGCCATCGGACGCAAGATCGGCGCGGACTGGCTGATCGTTACAAAGCTCTATCGTTTTGATGACAAGGCTCCGTTCATCTTTGAGCTGAGGCTCTACCAGACGGCCACCAGCGTTTTCCTCGGGTCGCAAGAAGCACGCGCCCTGACGGTGATCGATCTGGCTGACCAAGCCAACGCGGCAGCGGAAAAGATCTTCACGCGATTGATAGACAAACTGGGCGGAGTGCGCCACGTTGAAACCGCCCAGCTGACCTTCATACTTGAACCTGGACCCGTGTTTGTGCAACGCGACAACCAGGCAATCGGCACACTAACGGTACCTGCCAGCGGTCGCCTGCGCTTGGACACATCACCGGGCAGCCACGACTTTGTCTTCAGCCGGGAGGGTAAGCTGGATTGGAGCAGGAAGCTTGATGCCATGACCGGTGCCCCGCAAGAAATCTCCGTGAGCTTCCTTCAAGGCAACCCGGCCGCCATACCGTCTGGCTCGGGCAGTGGCGTCCTCCGCGTGGCCAGCCAACCCGGTGGGGCGACCATCCATCTGGATGACGTGGAAATCGGCACAACCACGCTGCAACTTGCCGACATCACTATCGGCATGCACCGCTTGCGTCTCAGCAAGCCTTTGTACCAGACCATCGAAAGGAATGTGCTGATCAGCGAAGATGCCGTCACGGAGGTCAGCGAGAGCTTGGCACCAGACTTCGCTCCATTGACTGTGCGCTCTGATCCGCCAGACGCCGTCGTGCTGCTGGACGGCCAGGAGCGCGGTCGTACGCCCTGGAGCGTTGAACGCTTTCCCACTGGTCAGTACAGTTTGCGCTTGCGGGCAGACCTGTATCACCAGGAGGAGCGCGTCCTCCGTGTTGAGCCCGGTGTTCCACTGCAGATAGATGCGCGCCTGAGACCGGCCTTCGGTTCCCTCATGGTCGAATCCCATCCCGATGGTGCCGAGGTCTTTGTGGACGAAGTGTCGTGGGGACGCGCGCCTGCGCAGCGTGACAAGGTCCGGAGTGGTCGTCACGCCGTCCGTGTTCGCCTTGAGCTATTCAACGATTACGAGAGCTGGGTGGACGTTGCGGACGAGGGCCGTCACATCGTGACGGCGGATCTCAGCGCGAACTATGGCACCCTGTCGCTATCGGGATCGCCAGTGGGCGCGCGTGTTCTCGTGGACGGAACGAGTTCAGGCACGCTTCCCATAGAACTCCGCCTTCGACCGGGCAGCCATCGGTTGAGGGTAGAGCGGGATCAATACAATCCCTTCGATGAGACTATCGTTCTGGCTGTGGGAGACCGGCGGGAAAGACAGATCAATCTTGTCCGCCAGACTGGTGCCTTGTTTATCATGGTGAGTCCGCCTGAAGCCAGAATCTACCTCGACGGTCGACGCCTAGGAGAAAGTCCGCAGATCCTCAAGGAGCTGCCCACAGGCCGCTATCAGGTTCGGGCTAGCTTGGCGTCTTACGCGGATCATGCGGAAATTATCGATTTGACCGTCGGATCTCAAACGCGATTGGAAATCACCCTGTCACACGAGGCTTGGCTCGAATACGCTGCACGGCGTCGCAAGGCAACCTACGCGGCGGTCCTGTTTCCAGGCGGAGGACAACTCATCAGTGGCCAGAAGCGAGGAGCCATCTATTCGCTGGCCGCGGGGGCAGGCGCTTGGCTGTCAGTTCTGTCTTCACAGAAGTACGAGACTGCCCTGAAAGACCTTCATCGTGCGGAGCTGCAATACCGCAACTCGATTGATCCGCTGGAGCACGCCCGGCACTATCAGGAAATGCTGGATGCCAGGGATGAACAGAGACAATCTCGCCGCCTATACTGGGCAGGTATGGCGACAGCTGGTACCAGTTGGTTAGTGGGCGTGGTAGACGCTAGGCTGTTCGGCGGTACCGCGCGCGAAACAGATATACATAAGGTCGAAAATCGACGAGGGACGTTTTGGCACCCACGACTGGTACTCACCTCAAATGTCCCAGGAGTGGCGATTCTGTGGTCCTGGCATTGA